A genomic region of Xanthomonas fragariae contains the following coding sequences:
- a CDS encoding YerC/YecD family TrpR-related protein, translating into MKQLPAPREITEVAASLKRLADALACLDEPGSVEAFLRDLCTPAELEAMADRWRVVPLLVKGVPYREIHELTRVSVTTIGRVARTLDHGAGGYAAALREQSSRPVESH; encoded by the coding sequence ATGAAACAACTACCAGCTCCGCGCGAAATTACAGAAGTCGCCGCCTCCCTCAAGAGGCTGGCCGACGCGTTGGCATGCCTGGACGAGCCGGGCTCAGTCGAGGCGTTCCTGCGCGATCTGTGCACCCCAGCCGAGCTGGAAGCGATGGCCGATCGCTGGCGGGTGGTGCCGCTGCTGGTCAAAGGCGTGCCCTACCGCGAAATCCACGAGCTGACCCGGGTCAGCGTGACCACCATCGGGCGCGTTGCGCGCACCCTGGACCACGGCGCCGGCGGCTATGCCGCTGCCCTGCGCGAGCAATCCTCGCGCCCTGTCGAATCCCACTGA
- the hisG gene encoding ATP phosphoribosyltransferase, with protein sequence MSASTAAPARDRLRIAIQKSGRLAEPARSLLAACGLSWRQSRDKLFCYGESLPVDLLLVRDDDIPGLIADGVCDLGIVGQNELEEQAAERRRNGLPAAYHAMRGVGFGQCRLMLAVPEEWKWQGVAQLAGKRIATSYPAILADWLERQGIDASVVELSGSVEIAPRLGTADLICDLVSSGATLAANQLKPVELVMESEAVLAGAVREPADARAALLAMLLRRMDGVLKLCDSKLLMFRAEQDNVDALRRLLPDADPLVQLPDDGNGALRLQTMCHGAVTWQRLEELERAGAQGLMVLTMERSLA encoded by the coding sequence ATGAGTGCTTCCACGGCAGCGCCGGCACGTGACCGGTTGCGTATCGCCATTCAGAAGAGCGGCCGTCTGGCCGAACCGGCGCGCAGCCTGCTGGCCGCGTGCGGGCTGAGCTGGCGGCAGAGCCGCGACAAGCTGTTCTGCTACGGCGAATCGTTGCCGGTGGATCTGCTGCTGGTGCGCGACGATGACATCCCCGGCCTGATCGCCGATGGTGTCTGCGACCTTGGCATCGTCGGCCAGAACGAGCTGGAAGAACAGGCCGCAGAGCGCCGCCGCAACGGCTTGCCGGCCGCGTATCACGCGATGCGTGGGGTCGGTTTCGGCCAATGCCGGTTGATGCTCGCAGTGCCGGAAGAATGGAAGTGGCAGGGTGTGGCGCAGCTGGCCGGCAAGCGCATCGCCACCAGCTATCCGGCAATCCTGGCCGATTGGCTGGAGCGCCAGGGAATCGATGCGTCAGTGGTTGAGCTGTCCGGTTCGGTGGAAATCGCACCGCGCCTGGGCACCGCCGACCTGATCTGCGATCTGGTCTCCAGCGGCGCGACTCTGGCTGCCAACCAGCTCAAACCGGTGGAACTGGTGATGGAAAGCGAGGCGGTACTGGCGGGCGCAGTGCGCGAGCCGGCCGATGCACGCGCCGCGTTGTTGGCGATGCTGCTGCGGCGCATGGATGGCGTGCTCAAGCTGTGCGACAGCAAGCTGCTGATGTTCCGTGCTGAGCAGGACAATGTGGATGCGTTGCGTCGCTTGCTACCTGATGCCGACCCGTTGGTGCAGCTGCCCGACGATGGCAACGGCGCGTTGCGCCTGCAGACGATGTGTCACGGCGCGGTGACTTGGCAACGCCTGGAAGAACTCGAACGCGCAGGTGCGCAAGGTTTGATGGTGTTGACGATGGAGCGCTCGCTGGCATGA